The following are from one region of the Coccinella septempunctata chromosome 7, icCocSept1.1, whole genome shotgun sequence genome:
- the LOC123317329 gene encoding hydroxysteroid dehydrogenase-like protein 2, whose translation MQNTGKLRGKTIFITGASRGIGEAIAIKCAKDGANIVIAAKSAEPHPKLEGTIYTAADKIEEAGGKALPCIVDVRYEEQIQSAIEKAVSKFGGIDIVINNASAINLSGTDDLDVKRYDLMQNINTRGSFLVSKLCLPYLKKSPHAHILNLSPPLEMKPKWFAPHVGYTISKYGMSMLVLGMTEEFKSFNIAVNALWPRYGVQTAALDMLASKESGNYARKPEIMADAAYAILVKDPRHPKSSGNFFIDDEVLECEGVTDFDQYCVDPANRDQLIEDFFVSKL comes from the exons ATGCAGAACACAGG AAAACTGAGAGGTAAAACAATATTCATAACTGGAGCGAGTAGGGGAATTGGTGAGGCAATAGCCATTAAATGTGCTAAAGATGGTGCCAATATTGTTATCGCAGCTAAAAGTGCGGAACCTCATCCAAAGTTAGAAGGAACCATTTACACCGCAGCAGATAAAA TCGAGGAAGCTGGAGGAAAGGCTCTTCCTTGCATTGTAGACGTGAGGTATGAAGAACAAATCCAAAGTGCTATTGAAAAAGCAGTGAGTAAATTTGGTGGAATAGATATCGTCATCAATAACGCTTCCGCCATAAATTTGAGCGGTACAGACGATTTAGACGTAAAAAGATACGATCTTATGCAGAATATAAACACTAGAGGATCTTTTCTTGT ATCAAAATTATGCTTGCCGTATTTGAAGAAAAGCCCTCATGCCCACATATTGAACTTGTCTCCACCTTTGGAGATGAAGCCCAAATGGTTTGCCCCTCACGTGGGATACACGATTTCGAAATACGGGATGAGCATGTTGGTCTTAGGAATGACGGAAGAATTCAAATCGTTCAACATTGCTGTCAATGCTCTTTGGCCCCGATATG gaGTTCAAACAGCTGCTCTCGACATGCTTGCATCGAAGGAGAGTGGAAATTACGCCAGAAAACCAGAAATAATGGCTGATGCTGCTTACGCTATATTGGTGAAGGATCCGAGACATCCAAAGTCTTCaggcaatttttttattgatgatGAAGTGTTGGAATGCGAGGGTGTTACAGATTTCGATCAGTACTGCGTGGATCCTGCTAATAGAGATCAACTAATCGAGGACTTTTTCGTGAGCAAATTGTAG
- the LOC123317327 gene encoding lactosylceramide 4-alpha-galactosyltransferase-like, whose translation MPFLHYNKKLLILIVLFVLLWICFYSEPSYNFSSIFIYFYKSNSIKCYRYKGETLPEISSVDVRQGKSIFFHETSCNSYINGKIVIAAREACAVESAALLHPNLDVYLLFTSPGVFKFEGTESDRFLKSLMSYENVKILHLDYEKYTKGTPLEDLYESGRIEASQYAMSHASDVLRYLTLWKYGGIYLDLDVVVIKNLESLPPNFSGCESMENVAAGVMGFESNSSGTGHNLAHECVMDLKDHFSGTIWGNNGPGVITRLVKKHCKVNKIKDAMGKVCNGFKIFPPQTFYPIPWPSWEQYFREKSLSKVMNATLNSYVIHVWNKHSSSLHLPLDSKSAYTMFAKKFCPKVYKECDAFF comes from the exons ATGCCTTTCCTACACTACAACAAGAAACTCCTAATTTTAATTGTGCTCTTCGTACTGTTATGGATTTGTTTTTATTCTGAACCTTCCTATAACTTCTCTAGCATTTTTATCTATTTTTACAAATCTAATTCTATAAAATGCTACAGATATAAAGGCGAAACGTTGCCTGAAATTTCCTCGGTTGATGTAAGGCAaggaaagtcgattttttttcatgaaacatcATGTAATTCGTATATAAATGGAAAAATAGTCATAGCAGCTAGAGAGGCATGTGCAGTGGAATCGGCAGCTTTGTTGCACCCTAATTTAGATGTGTACTTACTATTTACATCGCCAGGAGTTTTTAAGTTTGAAGGTACCGAATCGGATCGGTTCTTGAAATCTTTGATGAGCtatgaaaatgttaaaattcTCCATTTGGACTATGAAAAGTATACGAAAGGTACACCTTTGGAAGATTTATATGAGAGTGGTAGAATTGAAGCGAGTCAATATGCTATGTCTCATGCCAGCGATGTCTTGAG ATATTTAACCTTGTGGAAATATGGCGGTATTTACCTTGATCTTGATGTAGTTGTTATCAAAAATTTAGAATCGCTTCCACCTAATTTCTCCGGATGTGAATCTATGGAGAATGTTGCGGCTGGTGTGATGGGTTTCGAATCCAATAGTAGTGGAACAGGGCATAATTTGGCGCACGAATGCGTTATGGATTTGAAGGACCATTTCAGTGGTACCATATGGGGAAACAACGGACCTGGTGTTATTACCAG GTTGGTTAAAAAACATTGCAAGGTGAACAAAATCAAGGATGCCATGGGAAAGGTCTGTAATGGTTTCAAAATATTCCCCCCTCAAACCTTCTACCCTATACCATGGCCCTCATGGGAACAGTATTTTAGGGAAAAATCTCTATCTAAAGTTATGAATGCGACCTTGAATAGCTATGTTATACATGTTTGGAATAAACATAGTTCTTCTTTGCATTTACCATTAGATTCTAAAAGTGCTTACACAATGTTTGCAAAGAAATTCTGTCCAAAGGTTTATAAAGAATGTGATGCATTCTTTTGA
- the LOC123316675 gene encoding chromatin accessibility complex 16kD protein, producing the protein MTSTKSHLPIGRINTIMKSSSDVENVGKDSVILMSKAAELFIRKLVVDSFNCMKQKDPSSRTLKYQNLATVVQRSNKYHFLKDMTPMKITVREYKRIMARKNGKEADVEEEEDEEMPEEASSESGSDDEGSISSSGSSGSVVSVLSD; encoded by the coding sequence ATGACGTCCACAAAGTCCCACCTGCCAATCGGCAGGATCAACACGATCATGAAGAGCTCTTCCGACGTGGAAAACGTCGGTAAAGACTCCGTCATCCTGATGTCGAAGGCGGCCGAGTTGTTCATAAGGAAACTGGTCGTGGACAGTTTCAACTGCATGAAGCAGAAGGATCCTTCTAGCAGGACCCTGAAATACCAGAACCTGGCCACCGTGGTGCAGAGGTCCAACAAGTACCATTTCCTCAAGGACATGACTCCCATGAAGATAACCGTGAGGGAGTACAAGAGGATTATGGCCAGGAAGAATGGAAAGGAGGCTGATGTGGAGGAGGAAGAGGACGAGGAAATGCCGGAAGAGGCGTCTAGCGAGAGCGGAAGTGACGACGAGGGTAGCATTAGCAGTAGCGGGAGTAGCGGAAGTGTTGTCAGTGTACTCAGTGATTGA
- the LOC123317320 gene encoding monocarboxylate transporter 12-like: MAENDMDRKIENVKVNGTEVSEQTRVDGDGLVASVQSGAATPRSIYENPIVRHSTPIEEEKPTLRVQFNKEDHQNEPGVREQLLRSNDSLSSSSSSSSESESLEYTEARPPDGGWGWVIVAASFMVNLIADGITFSFGVIFVEFVDYFKADRGTTAVVGGLFMAMPLLSGPIASFLTDRYGCRKVTIFGSILSSIAFVVSSRVNSMMMLYLTFGLMAGFGLSLCYVASVVIVAYYFEKRRSFATGLAVCGSGIGTFIFAPLIQFLLDEYGWRGTTLILAGLFLNLAVCGLLMRDLPWTFKNQKKLARERKRNRELKRRNKGSSVDTFSVSNSTNTASALQPILEAAENETANSSQENRLYSSLVNLPTYVENGEKVPIEVIELLASHKNVYNVLKQNYPGLLSPSRSFSESAGLNNEVYNNIKAIGNAAPDSKVPNEEMYLKWFAKSSTPPKRTPKTAFLNDLRIHRLSVSYRGAMLNINRYRLRASSCPDIYRNSMTTIAKEKNQWFSALWDLWDLLVDIIDFSHFADPKFLVFALSNFLLYTWYDVPYVYMTDYATTVLKVTPENASLLISMIGIVNMVGEIILGWMGDRPWANAGLIYAFCMACCGGVTALMPMTTDYTVLCALSGGFGFFIAANYSLVSIILVELISIDRFANAYGLLLLVQGFGNLIGPSLGGYICDVTKSYNITFLSAGLCIAISGAFLLILPILKKYRKFISRQVSNVSIEVEESNRNSRTDPLDVLDDAKSKNGSTKH; the protein is encoded by the exons ATGGCCGAAAACGACATGGACCGTAAAATCGAAAACGTTAAAGTTAACGGAACAGAAGTGAGTGAACAGACGCGCGTCGACGGTGATGGTCTCGTGGCGAGCGTCCAGAGCGGCGCAGCCACCCCCCGTAGCATCTACGAGAACCCGATAGTGCGACATAGCACCCCTATAGAAGAGGAAAAACCCACCCTTAGGGTGCAGTTCAACAAGGAAGATCACCAGAATGAGCCGGGGGTCAGGGAGCAGCTGTTGCGCTCCAACGACAGCCTGTCCTCCAGCTCCAGCTCGAGCTCGGAGAGCGAATCGTTGGAGTACACCGAGGCCAGACCCCCGGACGGCGGTTGGGGGTGGGTGATAGTAGCGGCTTCCTTCATGGTGAACCTGATCGCGGACGGGATCACTTTCAGTTTCGGGGTGATATTCGTGGAGTTCGTGGACTATTTCAAGGCCGATCGGGGTACCACGGCGGTGGTTGGTGGGTTGTTCATGGCGATGCCGCTCCTGTCCGGTCCCATAGCCAGCTTCCTGACCGATAGGTACGGCTGTCGCAAGGTTACCATATTCGGATCCATCCTGTCCTCCATAGCCTTCGTTGTGAGTTCCAGGGTCAACAGCATGATGATGCTGTATCTGACGTTCGGCCTTATGGCCGGTTTCGGGTTGAGTCTTTGTTACGTCGCCTCCGTGGTCATTGTAGCTTACTACTTCGAGAAGAGGAGATCCTTCGCTACCGGTTTGGCGGTTTGCGGCAGCGGTATCGGCACTTTCATCTTCGCCCCGCTGATCCAGTTCCTCCTGGACGAATACGGGTGGAGAGGCACCACCTTGATCCTCGCCGGTCTATTCTTAAACTTAGCCGTGTGCGGTCTGCTGATGAGGGACCTCCCGTGGACCTTCAAGAACCAGAAGAAACTCGCGAGGGAGAGGAAGAGAAACCGCGAACTCAAACGGAGGAATAAGGGCTCCTCCGTGGACACCTTCTCGGTGAGCAACAGCACCAACACGGCGAGCGCCCTTCAACCGATCCTGGAGGCCGCGGAGAACGAGACCGCCAACAGCAGTCAGGAGAACAGGCTCTATTCGTCCCTGGTCAACCTGCCCACCTACGTGGAGAACGGCGAGAAGGTACCGATCGAGGTGATCGAGCTGCTGGCCTCCCACAAGAACGTGTACAACGTGCTCAAGCAGAACTACCCTGGGTTGCTGTCGCCTTCAAGGAGTTTCAGCGAGTCCGCCGGCCTGAACAACGAGGTCTACAACAACATCAAGGCTATCGGCAACGCCGCGCCCGACAGCAAGGTCCCCAACGAGGAGATGTACCTGAAATGGTTCGCGAAATCGTCCACGCCCCCCAAAAGGACCCCGAAGACGGCGTTCTTGAACGACCTGAGGATACATAG gtTATCCGTGTCCTACAGAGGCGCCATGTTGAACATCAACCGTTACAGACTCAGGGCGTCCTCCTGCCCCGACATATACCGTAACTCTATGACGACGATCGCCAAGGAGAAGAACCAGTGGTTCTCGGCTCTGTGGGACCTTTGGGATCTTTTGGTGGACATAATCGATTTTTCCCATTTCGCCGATCCGAAGTTCCTGGTCTTCGCCCTGTCCAATTTCCTCCTGTACACGTGGTACGACGTGCCGTACGTCTACATGACGGACTACGCGACGACAGTCTTGAAGGTGACGCCCGAAAATGCCTCCTTGCTGATCTCCATGATCGGCATCGTGAACATGGTTGGCGAG ATAATCCTAGGGTGGATGGGGGATCGACCTTGGGCGAACGCGGGCCTCATCTACGCCTTCTGCATGGCTTGTTGTGGTGGAGTAACAGCTCTCATGCCAATGACTACAGACTACACAGTCTTGTGCGCCTTGTCGGGAGGTTTTGGTTTCTTCATTGCCGCCAATTACTCCCTAGTCTCAATTATACTGGTGGAATTGATATCGATCGATAGGTTTGCGAACGCCTATGGGCTCCTACTGCTTGTGCAAGGTTTCGGTAACCTCATAGGGCCGTCATTAGGag GTTATATTTGCGACGTAACAAAGAGTTACAACATCACGTTCCTATCCGCCGGCCTATGCATAGCAATATCCGGTGCTTTCTTGTTGATCCTTccgattttgaagaaatatCGAAAGTTCATCTCTAGACAGGTATCCAACGTTTCCATAGAAGTGGAGGAGTCTAACAGAAACTCCAGAACCGACCCCTTGGACGTCTTGGACGACGCCAAAAGCAAAAACGGCAGCACTAAACATTAG